A window of Fibrobacterota bacterium contains these coding sequences:
- a CDS encoding class I SAM-dependent methyltransferase — MPTPGEFQYFNKLGEEGMQHAIHKPWSDPHCGQYLMELGAMLGLMPPKGRLLDLGCGTGWTSVLFAQRGYDVVGQDLVPEAIEAGLRLKEEHKLPHLDFVVADYESLAFENEFDIAVFFDCLHHSIDEAKALNSAYRALKPGGICITSEPGLGHARRSKEVMREFGTTERDMHPARIIRAGRKSGFRCVGVYPHASELYISLYRAHHAGKVSQLLKIPGMRSLAALFSILIYRHIAGITVLRK; from the coding sequence ATGCCTACTCCAGGGGAATTCCAGTATTTCAATAAGCTCGGCGAGGAGGGCATGCAGCATGCCATCCACAAGCCTTGGTCCGACCCTCATTGCGGTCAGTACCTGATGGAGCTCGGGGCCATGCTCGGCCTCATGCCTCCCAAGGGACGACTTTTGGATCTGGGTTGCGGGACCGGCTGGACGAGCGTGCTCTTCGCCCAAAGGGGTTACGACGTGGTTGGCCAGGATCTGGTGCCCGAGGCCATCGAGGCCGGCCTCCGGTTGAAAGAGGAGCATAAGCTCCCCCATCTCGATTTCGTCGTCGCGGATTATGAGAGCCTTGCATTCGAGAACGAGTTCGATATCGCCGTCTTCTTCGATTGCCTGCACCATTCCATCGATGAGGCCAAGGCCCTCAACAGCGCGTACCGCGCCCTGAAACCCGGGGGCATCTGTATTACTTCCGAGCCGGGACTCGGGCATGCGCGCCGATCGAAAGAAGTCATGCGGGAATTCGGCACTACGGAACGGGATATGCATCCGGCCCGCATCATCCGGGCCGGTCGCAAATCGGGATTCCGCTGCGTGGGCGTTTATCCCCATGCTTCGGAACTATATATCTCCCTCTACCGCGCGCACCACGCCGGCAAGGTCTCCCAACTGCTGAAGATCCCCGGCATGCGCAGCCTGGCAGCGCTTTTCTCCATATTGATCTACAGGCATATCGCCGGAATCACCGTTCTTCGGAAATGA